The window AGCATGAGAATCGATTGTCCTTTTCTTGGTGCACAACTTTTTTAGCTATTAGTCATAACActagagcaggggagaaggggatAGAGGCTTTGAGGTTTTTTTGGTTCTTAACAAAAAGAATGGAATGATAATCTTACAAATATAGACCTCCAAACAATTCAGTGACAATCTAGTAATGCTCCTTGAAAGAACTTaaagtccccccccaccccttttttttttttttttttttttttgcaggggaagttgtttggtttttttgccgcATGGTAAATCAAGAATAATCCTGACTCTAAACACTTACAGCCCAAACTTGTAAAAGTGGCTGCTGGTTTTTAGATCTTAGACCCGAGTGTGAAAGGTGCAAAGTATTCGCAGCTCCCAGCAGCTGGAGGTGTGAGCACACTCCGCTTTTCTAAAAAATCAGGGTCAGGTGTAttaagctgggcacccaaaatcactagcaaAATTAGGgccaaagggcctgattctcctctcagttgGGTCCAGAGCTAACTCTCAGTGAAATTgccagggatgaaatcctggccccacttacgtgaatgggagttttaccattgactttaatgaggctGGGATTTTGCCCCAGGTGTCTTTCCTTTGACTTGAATGGGAATTAGAGTGGACCCACATGCCAATTTCAGACTGGAGTAACACCGCTGGCTTCAATGACACgacccctgctccttcccagggCAGTGAGATCACACACCAGCCTGAGCCCTGTTAGGGAACATCAGTGTCATGAGACTCATGAAAAAGTTTATAATCCACAAACATTATGTCCATGGACGCTTTTGCCATTTTCTTAACGCTTTGCTTCTgtcttgctttctcccctcccctctttttttccccctcccctctctgatTGCACCCGCTGTCTCTCCTTACTGGGGTGGCTTGTTCTGGAAAGCTACAGTCTATGTGACACCAATGATCTTCCTCTGTGCGAAGCCTACTGGAGAGAAGACCCTGCCGTGCTTTCCCCCGAAGGCCTCTCCATGCCTCTGGCAGCTGCCACGGCCGAGCAGAGCACTGCGGCCCCTCAGAGCTCAACCCCATCGCACCCTCACGTGAACGGGCACGGGGCAGGCCCGACGGAGCACTCCTGAAGAGGACGCCGTGCCTGCTGAGCTGATGGAGTCTTCCCAGTTGCTGTATTGAGCCAACCTTCTCCCACTCCCAGAATACTGTACTGTAGTTGTGTTTGCAGGTCAGCTGCTGCCATTCACTGGATAGCAGCAGTGTCGTCTTCACCTCTTGAGCCACACCCGAGAAAGTGTTACCAGAGGGCTATGGTAGAAGTAATAGGCCAATAGGAAATTGACTGCTGTAGCAACTTTGAGCTAGGATTTGTCTTATGTTACCACAGGATGACTACATGTAGAGACCATTAGGAGCATGGAGTTTGTTTCCATGTGAATGCCAGGTTGGGAACATGTTATTGTGCTATGCAGGAATCGAGTGTATTCTGGTTCTGAATAGGAAATGTGGGTCAAggtttggggtggggttttttttcagtatttatttCTTCCTAAGACTCAAGTTAATCAACATTTGCGTGCTTCCTATATCCGTACTCTCAGCCTCTTCCTCGGCTGGGGTGGCACTAAAATGACTTCTGCTGTAGTTTACAAAAATAATAACCTCCttagtatgtgtgtatataacacTTTTCACCTTCAAGGTGCTCTGCAAACTTGAATCCCTGTGTTCAGAAACTACTGAGATGGGAGAGCTAAAGCTACCTGGACTCCTCAGAACACCCTTGCCACAGACGTAAACACTATTCCCATTGAAGtgcaagggaaactgaggcagcagtgcagtgacttgcccaaggctataGATGGAGGCAGTGTCAGGGCCAGAATTAGAATTAAGGACACTCTGGCTCCCAAGTGGGTGCTCAGATTACATGTTTCTGTCAAATGGTCGATGAAGCTGCTATGAAGATAATTTTTGGGGCAATTAGTGCTGTTTAATCAAAGACAGGGGGGAGAGTTGGGTGCTCATGGCTAAGAAGCTCTTTGGTTTCTTAGTTAAGAAGAAGCATTCTGTGCAGTTTCCTTTTAAGAAACCATTTCTGGTGCTTCAATCAAAGCTATCCAGCAGCACCTGGGTACTCAACTGTCACTGTCCTtagtagagctctgtgtagcttgaaagctttgtccctttcaccaactgaagttggtccaacaaaagatattacctcacccaccttctctctcataCCCTGGGACCGCTGCAAACAGCTTCCTCCATTCAGTCATTTAAGCTAATTCTACTTGTATAATTGAAAGAAAGTATTTGAAATGGGATGTAACCATTACAGATCAATGTCTAAACATTGCAGAActactgttgcacccagaatgCAATTAAGTCCCTGGTCAGTATTCTACTGTAGCTTCACACTTCTCTCTGGGgttgtcctccccctcccccatttatttTGTAAGTGTATGGCTGAATAAAACGAACTTTGTTTTGTATAATTTTTAAAGGGTGTGTTATCAGCTGCAAGGGGAGGGTGACGTGAGAAtcttacgtgtgtgtgtgtagtgggaaGAGCATTTCCCCAAATGTTCCAAGCAAAACCCCACTCCAGCGCCTCTTCCCGCTGACACTGAAGTTGGGCTTTGTAGAAGGGTTGATTATTGCAGAACTGAAACGTGCAACGTGAAGCAGGAGGTCCATGGGGCTTGTCTGGGGAGCTGCCCAGGGACCTTCTCAAACGTTGCTGTGCTTTCTCACCTACATCGCAGGCCAGTGGTTTGACTCAGTCTGTGTGTTACATCTTGGGGGTCACAGATGTGAAATCCTGGTAACATGCAGAacattagctcagtggtttgagcattggcctgctaaacccaggagtgtgagttcaatccttgagggggcaattgggggattggtcctgctttgagcagggggttggactagatgaggtcccttccaaccctgatattctatgatcttatTTGTCACCTCTCAGCTAGATGCTGTGGACACTTCACGCACCTCACCTCTTGCTATGAGAAACTAAGACTGAGATTTCCAAcaagagttaggcacccaactcccaggGAAAGGCACCCATGAATCCTAACCCACTTAGGTTCCACTAAAACTCCTGACCTAAAAGATCACtgtccaaaataattcctggggAGAAGGATTCCCTGTACCAACCTCATGTACTGCTCTTAATATGAGCACTGCTTTAGGGCCATGAATCCAGCTAAAATGTCAAATAAGGCTACGATGGGCTTTGCTAAGTGGGAGAGTAACTTCTATTCTCACGAGATTATTTTACTTCTAAAGACCAGTAATGCTGCATTGCAAGTGCTACCCTAACATGCGCTTACCAGAAagtccttttctctctcccttcgtCACAAGTACAAATACTGTTCTGGATGCAGTTTTGCAATCCTTACTCAAGCTAATGTTCCACTGACATTAACCTGCATTGAGCGTGAATATGTGGAGTGGAGGAGCAGGACTTACAGCTTGGGGAATCAAAACCATATAGAAATACTCTTGCATAGTGATTCAACAGTGCTCATTGCAGTGGTTACGgtactttattcataaaagatAAACATGGTGTTATCTTGTACACAGTGCATTAGGTCACCTGGAAGTTACAGGTGCACTTCCTGGATGGACATAGCAGAATTATCTACTGCCTCATTGTACAAAGAGTTAGTTACATATTCTCTCTATGCTTATTtattgttgccaactctcatgattttagcaGAGGTTCTacaatatttagtgttttttCTCAAAGCCCAaattcctggagtcatgtgatttcatgagaatttcagctttcattaaaaagaaaaagtttctaCTGTGAAAATGTTGACCCCATTCAATTAATCCTACAGTCAACCCTAAAGACTTGGAAACCTGAAAGCAAATACAAATAACCTgaagtatattattttttaaaatctcatgatttttgtacATTTGAAGTTGTCAGTATTGTGTTAAGTACATTAGAATCAGGATGTGAGTTTTCCTTAAAATATTTCAGGGTAAATAACTCCCAGGACAGTTTAAACAAAATTATGGATAAGGTTGTTTGCACAACCCACACCTTAGTCGATTTACAATTGCATAATTACATCCTGCCTCCCTAAAATTCCTTGTGTAGTTTTAACTCACTCCCTGGCCTAACTggaggatgaccagatagcacaTGTGAAAAATAAGGACATTTTTTTTCCAGGGGGACTGATATAattgcatatataagacaaaaTTCCTACTATTGGGATGGTCCcgataatattgggacatctgttCACCCTACCTAACTGCCATGTTGTGCTGTAAACTGTTCAATGTCAGCTGTCCCATCCTAGAAATGGTTGAATTTTGGTGGCTGGGAAATGAACTTGTAAAATGACTTGAGAGCCTTGGAAATAAAGCAGTAGCTCGCGGTGTGGTCACAGTTCTGGAAATCACTGTATCCTGGAATAATTCACTCACAAAGCAGAAAAATGATTATGggataaaagtgactttattctgGAATCCAGTCTGCACCCGaggagctattctggaatagccaGGCCCGCTGGTTTCCGGCTGTAGACAAGGGGACAGAGACATCTCCGGGACACACACACGAATGGTTGCAGAACTTTTTAATTTGGACGCAGCTGCAACCGAAGGGAGAGTTCAAAGGGATTTGCAGATTCAGCTTGAATCCGGGCACGGCGCGTAGCGGGCAGGGCAGTGCACGAGGGAGAAGCGGGGGGGATGCAGCTGGGGAACCGCATGCAACGTGCTACAggcacagcccctcccagctGCCTGCAACCCGCTACGCGGCAGTAATGCAACGAGGGCGCGCCTCGCTGCGCGCGCCCCTCCCGCGCGCCAGGGCAGGCAGCCGGACCCCGAGCCCCGGCAAGGCGCGCGCCGCGCTTCCTCCTCGGGCCCCGCCCCTCGCCGCCTCTGCCAATGGGAGCGAGGGTGCGCTCTGCGTTCGGCTAGCGCTGCCTGCCCGGCCATGTGGGgccccggctcggctcggctggCAGGCAGCGGTGGCGCGCGGGTGAGGCTGCGGGGGCCCATCCCCGGGCAGGGGGGGTGTGGGAGCTGGCGGCGGGCCCCGGCCCTCGTCCTCTCCCctattgccccctcccccaggaatcCCTTTCCCCCATTGTCCCCCGTGCTCCCTTCTactgtccctccctcccagctgtccCCCCGCCCACTCCCGTAACCCCCTCtattgcccctccctccctgctgtcccccacccacccccgtaaCCCCCACtattgcccctccctccctgctgtccccccgcccacccccgtaACCCCCTCTATTGCCCCTCCCTCCTTGCTGTCCCCCTGCCCACCCTCATAGCCCCTTCTactgtccctccctccccgctgTCCCCTGTGCCCCTCTATTGCCCCTCCCACCCACGTGCCCCCTCTATTGTCCCTTCCTCCTTGCTGACCCTCCGCCCAACCCCTCTactgtccctccctccatccctgctgtcctcctgcccaccccacgtgccccctcactgcccctccctccctgctgtcccctgcccatcccctgtGCCCCTCTATTGCCCCTCCCACTTCCGTGCCCCCTCTATTGTCCCTTcctccctgctgtcccccctttcccctgcatctccctcctccagttctccctcccccccacttctctTCTGTGTTGCCCCCTGTGCAGTTATAAAGTTGCTACCCAAGTCCACATTGTTACATTTCTCTTTGTGCATTAAATAAAACCCCTTGTCAGTCTCTCATTAACCAGCTTTTTTTCAACATCTAGGGCAAGGCGATGGATGTTGCCTCTGGACTTCATTCAGTGCTGGTGATCCCCCAGGCACTCCCCCAGGTGGCCCTGGTCCAAAGGACAGACACTTGTGTGGCGCACATCATCGCTTGAATTGAACCCCTCTTAATTCTGGGGCACGACTGTGTAGATTCTCCTGTATTTTATTGCTGTCGCCAGGTGACCTGGATTAGACATGGCTAGTCTGGCCACCAAAGACTCATACCTGCAGAATTTAGCTAAGAAAATTTGTGTGCAGCAGGTCCAGGAGCCACGGAAAAGAACATTTGGTATTATTTCTATTTGTCCTATGCAACGAGGCTCCATTTCTTGATGGTAATTTCTAGAAACCCTGGCTTATAGCATGGTTTTCTTAGTAGGGTTATCAGGCTATCTGGTCTGTGCGACTTGGTAGGTAAAAACCAAACCGTACTGTAATGTGGGcctcgatcctgcaaacacttaagcacatctGTAGTATTACTCACATGATTAGCCTCCTTGACTGCTGTGCAGCTGATCATGTGCACAAAATTATACACGTGTTTAAATAGTTGTTGGACCAGGGACATAGGACACAACTGGGGTGTAGTTGGGTTCTCCTAATGTCTGTCATTTGAACATAGATAACATCTAAATCCCATAATTAAAGAGAGGCTTATGTCAGCATTAAAATTAAATGCAGTATGTTGCTGGGCTCCTAATTTTCAGTAATATGTGGTTGGTGAGGAGGACAGTGAAGAAAGAGCTGTCCTGTtactttctaaaccttttctgTGCCTTTCAGCTTCCAAGCGAGCTGGGTCTGGAGATGCTAGCAGCCAGCcgaagaaaaagaagagaaagaaacCTAGAAAGCAAGCTGAGAAGGCAGATGCCCCTCCAGCTATGCAGGCAGTACCTAATCTTAACATACCTACTCCAGCCGAACAGACAGCGCccaatgggagcagagctgctcCAACTGGAACAGCAGTGAGCAAAAGTGAGAACAGAATTACAGGTGAGAGGGTTCGGATGGCCGATTCACAGGCTAAATCTGGCTGAGCTGAGCCctgtctttttttccttccccacgCCAACAAACTGGGACTGGGAAGACTGTTCCGAGTCTCCATACACGAGTATTGAGTTTATCCTTTGCTCAGATCAGACTGCAAACTGGGTGTGAGGTTCAAGACAAGCAAGTTGTAATGTTGCAGCTGGGTACACTTACTGGAGATGTGCAAAGGAGAGCTGTCTGTaactggaggggggaaaagagactCTGTTGGTTCAGATCTAATCTAATTTTGTAGAAGCTTTTTGTAAATCCTATAATTGACAGAAATATTTCCATGAATTTGTAAAAATCTAAATTCCAACGCAAACAATTGTTCTTAAACTAATAAACACTGCCACAGCACATGTAGGACTCTAGACAAAATGGAAACTGAGTAACTGATTTTTCACTGTCTCAATTGGGAGAAATGAAATGTGGATCGTGTGTTGTACAGCAGGATGGTTTAATGGACTAAACCACTACTGTGGAATAACTAGATTCCCTGGAGCCATGGTTTAAATCTTAATGGGGTAGAACTCAGCCCTTGTCCTTCCCAGCTATGTCATTTTGAGTTCTGTGTTTGGGGATCTTCTAAaagaaagagattaaaaaaacccaacaaagttCTTTCTGCATGGAGCAGATATTTAgcttaaattttccttttctgcAGTCCTTTGTAGTGTGTAGTATAGTTGATGCTCTCCAACCCAGTGGTAGCTGCCTTTCCCTGGTACACTGAATATATTTAATTTGCAAAACCCTTAGAAATCCTTCAGCAGAATATACAATATTTTTCTCATTAAATGTTCTTATAGAagtgaagagtgtgtgtgtgagtgagagagagagaggagagacacCCAGATTCACAAGGTGGTTAGTAGTGGGTCTCTGGAAACATAAATCCCTTAAATCACCGCTTCTCAAACTCTTCATATTGTGGGTCACTTCATCAACTAGAGATTGTCGTGTGGCTGACACCCCTGCCAGTGCCCCGCCTGCTCTGCAGCAACTAGAGTGCTTGGTCACctgaaaaagtgatttttttttcacaagttGCTAAGGAGAGAGGCTGAAAATAAACTCACTTGAATTTGATCACTGTGTTGCTTGGTTCTTTGTTTCCACTGCCTGGGAGTATGACTTCTCATTTACGGGCACCCCCTGGAATCTCCCCAAGCTGCTTACAGCCCTTGCTGCTCTGATCTCCCCAAGTCACTCTGCAGATGCTTCACCAATGGTAAAGAGGCAACTTCCTGAACCGCAGTTTGAAATGCTGCCCTAATGTATTGAGGagtttgggtatgtctgcactacagctgCACAGCTATGGTGCCACAACTGTGCCACTGtgaagctgtagtgtagatgatgtagttaatccacctctctgagaggtggtGGCTAGATCAATagaattcttttgttgacctagctgcatctacaatgAGGGTTAGtgtaaaatttttcacagccctgagcaatgtagctaggtcaatcgAATTTTTAGGTGTAAAGCAGGCCTGTGTTCGAAAGGGCGCGTTTCATATGAATGGAGAGGAGAGTCTTCAtgattccccccccgccccctttcacTCTTCAGTGAAAAGGCTTTTGTCTGGATTTAGACTTTCCCAGTAGTGTTTGCAAGTGCGATGGTTCAGAGCTGCACTAAATGCATGAGAGAGAAACTGACTAGCTGCCGGATGGTGCTAAAACGTTCTTCCGGGTTCAACCATCTTGAATAGTGTTAGAGATGGAGGGGAGGCAATTCCAAAGAAATCTTCCTTTCTGAGGAAATgacaaggaatccggtggcaccttaaagactaacagatttatttaggcataagcttttgggCATaaggttgcatctgaagaagtgttgttgttttttttacccacgaaagcttatgcccaaataaatctgtttagtctttaaggtgccactggactccttgttgtttttgtggatacagacgaacacggctaccccctgatacttgacaccatgcaattTTTCTGAGGAAAGTGTGTCTTGCATTTCCTTCCTGGGTCCCACTGGAAACTGTCAAAGATCTTTCCTATGTGGCTAGTGCCTTATTCTAAGTGAATTACTTCATTCTCCCACCTTTTTTTAACCAGGTGGAAAAAGTGATCCGGGTTCATTTTCTGCCGTGAATATCTTGCGTCAGAGGTTACATGAGAAGATACAAGAAGTCTCTGGTCAGGTAAGGGCATTAGCCATTCATTGGATAGGTTGGTTGGTCGTCATcgtcctctcccccctcccctcccccacagtgcagCTTGTTGCTGGGAGACAGGGAGCTGGGTGGCCAACCTGCAATATCCAGAGCTCGCTAAGTGACCTGTGAAGGGAATTCATTCTCATTGAAGGTGATGTGTTTGGGGCTGTAGTCAGGGTTTTGTGCGTGAGTTGAGGGTGGTGTATGGCCCAGAGTGACTAGAGAAACTAGATAGACCTCTTTAATAGCCAGTTCATACAGGCCAGTCTTGGAGGAGAACATCCACCCGACCAGAGGAGGAGCACTGTGGTGGGAATCTCATGAGAGGTGAAACAGCGCCAGAATCAAGGGCTGAGGAAACCCCAAGGTCTGTGGACTCCATGGAGTCTGAGGCCAGGTACAGTAAGGGAGAAGCTCGTTCACAAATGTATGCAGAATGAAGGTTAGGAGACTCCCAGAAGGCTGAGATTTGGGATGTACAGCTGGAGTTGGagttctgggtgctcagcacctttgaaagtcAGGCCCATAATTTCTAACCTTAGATGGTCCTGTGATAGATGGTAAATGTTTAAGGCACTTATGGGAAATGTAAATCAAGGGAGTTGTAGTCATCTCAGCTGTAATATCTAAATTCTGTACAACagcctctcttcctcttctggcCTTTCCTTTAGGGTGGCACTAAAGAGCTATCACCAGCTGTGCTGGAGAAGAGGCGCCGAAGGAAGTATGAGAAGGAGAGAAAGAGGCGCCGAAAAAAGGAGCTGAAGATGAAGGAGAAAATGGAGAAGAAGGGAGCCCAGGAGGCAGCTGCAGCT is drawn from Chrysemys picta bellii isolate R12L10 chromosome 18, ASM1138683v2, whole genome shotgun sequence and contains these coding sequences:
- the SURF6 gene encoding surfeit locus protein 6 isoform X1; its protein translation is MASLATKDSYLQNLAKKICVQQVQEPRKRTFASKRAGSGDASSQPKKKKRKKPRKQAEKADAPPAMQAVPNLNIPTPAEQTAPNGSRAAPTGTAVSKSENRITGGKSDPGSFSAVNILRQRLHEKIQEVSGQGGTKELSPAVLEKRRRRKYEKERKRRRKKELKMKEKMEKKGAQEAAAAVEPQQAKEESKVGIIFNQVKVCEEEELSKTEKKREKRKRVKGNLTPLTGKNYKQLLSRLEARKSKLEELKDKDRKKAQELENKMKWTNVLYKAEGVKIRDDEERLKAALKRKEKRKAQRQKQWEKRTENVVEKMQQRQDKRRKNIHKKKVAKVERRKDKARKKGRILPEDLEKAGVK